Proteins from a single region of Erythrobacter sp.:
- a CDS encoding AAA family ATPase yields the protein MARRIETGSIDIDAIKDQFPLADEVRRHLTLKRRGAMLVGLCPFHMERTPSFAVYPVEQRFHCFGCGAHGDIFDFLEAQEGLDIRGAADRLTGGNFPVMSEARVAELRARQARFEAEQAERRKLAADQMRLRWAGADPTYSSHPYLTAKGIKPGGTRLDREHILVPLFDAAGELTSLQSIDPAGHKLFEAELPVAGSAFVMGTPIPMTKAPVLVCEGFATGASLHEATGHTVVVTFNAGNLTKVAERLVAAFPKTRWIVAGDDDRHKVPNVGREAAGKAAQVLRCETVFPVFPEGHLGTDFNDMAQLAGHKAVAALFAASAGPDVFETLSLDELVNMPPPTWLIEGLVPQHGLVLLYGRPGEHKTFIAVDGSLRVAYGLDWHGRAVKRVGVLYIAGEGRFGIGQRIKGWRKKHGLAGVDAPFKLLPIAVHMLDPANVEKLKRTIDQVREEVDFEIGMVVIDTVSRAIPGQDENSQEAMSLFVDACAEIQNHCGGVVIGIHHSGKDADRGMRGSTVLLGGCDTAIRVAKEEDHTVLSVEKQKDGEEIEDVHFTMEVVDITSGLGKEQSTLVPVIGAGATPAAEKRLSWHQIREIFKSIDDAWRDGVPWSVFPHARRKGRFAVDLISDQYGVTKREAEACITKWQQNGYLVTEAGKFHGKASGLRVVKFLEPDR from the coding sequence ATGGCGCGTCGCATTGAAACCGGCAGCATCGACATCGACGCGATCAAGGACCAGTTCCCTCTGGCCGACGAGGTGCGCCGTCATCTGACGCTTAAGCGCCGCGGCGCAATGCTGGTCGGCCTTTGCCCCTTCCACATGGAGCGCACGCCCTCCTTCGCGGTCTATCCCGTTGAACAGCGGTTCCATTGTTTCGGCTGCGGAGCGCACGGTGACATCTTCGATTTTCTCGAGGCCCAGGAAGGTCTCGATATCCGCGGCGCTGCTGACCGGCTGACTGGCGGCAACTTTCCGGTCATGTCGGAAGCCCGCGTCGCTGAGCTCAGGGCGCGTCAGGCACGGTTCGAAGCCGAGCAGGCCGAGCGCCGCAAGCTCGCCGCTGACCAGATGCGTCTGCGCTGGGCTGGCGCTGATCCCACCTATTCATCCCACCCCTATCTCACAGCCAAGGGCATCAAGCCGGGTGGTACGCGGCTGGACCGCGAGCACATCCTGGTGCCGCTGTTCGATGCTGCCGGTGAGCTCACCTCGCTGCAGTCGATCGACCCGGCCGGCCACAAGCTGTTCGAGGCAGAACTCCCAGTTGCAGGCTCGGCCTTCGTCATGGGCACGCCAATCCCTATGACCAAAGCCCCGGTGCTCGTCTGCGAGGGTTTTGCGACGGGTGCATCGCTCCATGAAGCGACTGGCCATACCGTCGTGGTCACCTTCAATGCTGGGAACCTGACCAAGGTTGCCGAACGACTGGTCGCTGCGTTTCCCAAGACCCGCTGGATTGTGGCCGGTGACGATGATCGGCACAAGGTGCCCAATGTCGGCCGCGAGGCTGCGGGCAAGGCTGCCCAAGTCCTTCGCTGTGAGACCGTGTTCCCGGTGTTCCCCGAAGGCCACCTCGGCACCGACTTCAACGACATGGCCCAGCTAGCAGGTCACAAAGCGGTCGCGGCTCTGTTTGCCGCCAGCGCTGGCCCTGATGTGTTCGAGACCCTCAGTCTCGATGAACTCGTTAATATGCCACCGCCCACATGGCTGATCGAAGGGCTCGTCCCTCAACACGGTTTGGTCCTGCTTTATGGCCGGCCTGGCGAGCACAAGACCTTCATTGCCGTCGATGGATCCTTGCGCGTTGCCTATGGCCTCGACTGGCACGGCCGAGCCGTCAAACGCGTCGGCGTTCTCTACATTGCCGGCGAAGGCCGGTTCGGAATCGGGCAGCGCATCAAGGGCTGGCGCAAGAAGCATGGCCTTGCCGGTGTCGATGCGCCGTTCAAGCTGCTGCCGATCGCGGTCCACATGCTGGATCCAGCCAATGTCGAGAAGCTCAAGCGCACGATCGATCAGGTCCGCGAGGAGGTCGACTTCGAGATCGGGATGGTCGTCATCGACACTGTCTCGCGCGCCATTCCCGGCCAGGACGAGAACAGCCAGGAAGCGATGTCGCTGTTCGTCGATGCCTGCGCCGAGATCCAGAACCACTGCGGCGGCGTCGTCATCGGCATCCACCATTCGGGCAAGGATGCTGACCGGGGCATGCGTGGGTCCACCGTGCTGCTCGGTGGCTGCGATACGGCGATCCGGGTCGCCAAGGAGGAGGACCATACCGTCCTCTCGGTCGAGAAGCAGAAGGACGGTGAAGAGATCGAGGACGTCCATTTCACGATGGAGGTTGTCGATATCACCAGTGGGCTTGGCAAGGAGCAGAGCACGCTGGTTCCTGTCATCGGGGCTGGGGCAACGCCGGCCGCCGAGAAGCGGCTCAGCTGGCACCAGATCCGTGAAATCTTCAAATCGATCGACGACGCCTGGCGCGACGGGGTGCCCTGGTCGGTATTCCCGCACGCACGCCGCAAGGGACGTTTCGCGGTCGATCTCATCTCGGATCAATACGGTGTCACCAAGCGCGAAGCCGAGGCCTGCATCACCAAGTGGCAGCAGAATGGCTACCTCGTCACCGAGGCCGGAAAGTTCCACGGCAAGGCCTCCGGTCTCCGGGTCGTCAAGTTCCTGGAGCCGGACCGATGA
- a CDS encoding PD-(D/E)XK nuclease family protein, whose product MANAFERHGLDHLSASSINLFVAQPAMWAMQKLLRRKSSVGPAAHRGTAIEAGVEMGLFDPAVSVEACQDLAVARFNQLTALSSDPAVQKERVNIAPAVAIALAELRQYGIPEAAEGNRQHRIEVLLPGVPVPFIGWLDFWFPARGIIVDLKTQGRLSSKISDPHARQGAIYHAAHGNNEIRFAYVTPQKIGVYRLEDPRTHIARVVSIARSIERFLSLSDDGAELTAALSPDLDSFYWNDPGSRAAAQEIWGLAPEAAPQA is encoded by the coding sequence ATGGCAAACGCCTTTGAACGCCATGGTCTCGATCACCTCTCGGCATCCTCGATCAACCTATTTGTCGCGCAGCCTGCGATGTGGGCGATGCAAAAGCTGCTCCGCCGAAAATCATCGGTCGGGCCTGCAGCACACCGCGGCACGGCTATCGAGGCTGGTGTGGAAATGGGACTGTTCGATCCGGCCGTATCAGTCGAGGCCTGCCAGGACCTGGCGGTCGCCAGGTTCAACCAGTTGACGGCCTTGTCCTCCGATCCTGCAGTCCAGAAGGAACGCGTCAACATTGCGCCAGCCGTTGCCATCGCACTTGCGGAACTAAGGCAGTACGGGATCCCAGAGGCTGCGGAGGGCAACCGACAACACCGTATCGAGGTTCTGCTGCCTGGCGTGCCTGTGCCGTTCATCGGCTGGCTCGACTTCTGGTTTCCCGCGCGCGGGATCATTGTCGACCTTAAGACGCAGGGCAGGCTGTCCTCGAAGATCTCGGATCCCCATGCCCGGCAGGGCGCGATCTATCATGCTGCCCACGGCAACAACGAGATCCGCTTTGCCTACGTCACGCCCCAGAAGATCGGCGTCTACCGGCTGGAGGATCCGCGCACGCACATTGCCCGCGTGGTCAGCATCGCCCGGTCCATCGAGCGGTTCCTGAGCCTGTCGGATGACGGGGCTGAACTGACGGCCGCGCTCTCACCGGATCTGGACAGCTTCTACTGGAACGATCCCGGCTCCCGAGCGGCAGCTCAAGAAATCTGGGGCCTCGCCCCCGAGGCCGCGCCGCAGGCCTGA
- a CDS encoding S24 family peptidase, with protein MTQPSAFNIAFLRKVLEEATAPDAKWNSRSLSLAATGGKNPYLVRDIIKGKSANPTLDTLVGLSKALEMDISQMIPAAASVMHRVGGAQPYETLEVVGAVAAGVWREETEWGAEDRYSIEVGPNPFPGSERLALRMEGYSMDKVIPPGSDLECLRVAYGYVEPQPGDIVIVQRDRHDLHELTCKRLDHDGQNFILRAESTRAEFQEPIIIGRPDENSVSDEGVTIIAIVLRAHQSLYKRRR; from the coding sequence ATGACCCAGCCTTCTGCCTTCAACATCGCCTTCCTTCGCAAGGTTCTCGAAGAGGCGACCGCCCCTGATGCCAAGTGGAACTCGCGGTCCCTCTCGCTTGCAGCGACTGGCGGTAAGAACCCGTATCTGGTCAGGGACATCATCAAGGGGAAAAGCGCGAACCCGACCCTTGATACGCTTGTCGGGCTTTCCAAGGCCCTGGAAATGGATATTTCTCAGATGATACCGGCAGCCGCCTCGGTGATGCACCGCGTGGGCGGGGCACAGCCTTATGAGACGCTCGAAGTCGTCGGTGCGGTTGCCGCGGGTGTTTGGCGTGAAGAAACTGAATGGGGTGCTGAAGATCGCTATTCCATTGAAGTTGGGCCCAATCCATTTCCTGGCAGTGAGCGACTAGCTCTCCGCATGGAAGGCTATTCAATGGACAAGGTCATCCCGCCTGGATCGGATCTCGAGTGTCTTCGAGTAGCCTATGGCTATGTCGAGCCTCAGCCTGGCGATATCGTCATCGTGCAGCGAGACCGACATGATTTGCACGAACTGACTTGCAAGCGACTCGACCACGATGGGCAGAATTTCATCTTACGTGCCGAGTCCACGCGGGCGGAGTTCCAGGAGCCAATCATCATCGGACGGCCCGACGAAAACAGTGTCAGCGATGAAGGGGTCACGATCATCGCAATCGTGCTGCGGGCGCATCAGAGTCTCTACAAGCGCCGGCGATGA
- a CDS encoding DUF2924 domain-containing protein has protein sequence MNETVLSRLAGLKKASTTELRDLWTRYFDSEAPGYNRRFLESRIAYRIQELALGTLSRQTVARLEALGEELDGGKKAVREVSVRGRLVTGTQIVREYQGAEHRVTVLEDGFEYAGKPYRSLSAIARAITGTRWNGLVFFGLKRSGELG, from the coding sequence ATGAACGAAACGGTCTTGTCCCGCCTCGCCGGGCTCAAAAAAGCCAGCACAACTGAGTTGCGGGATCTGTGGACCCGATACTTCGACAGTGAAGCGCCGGGCTACAACCGCAGGTTTCTCGAAAGCCGCATCGCCTATCGCATCCAGGAATTGGCCCTGGGCACGCTCAGTCGTCAAACGGTCGCCAGGCTTGAAGCCCTTGGTGAGGAGCTTGATGGAGGTAAGAAGGCGGTGCGTGAAGTTTCTGTCCGTGGCCGATTGGTCACCGGCACGCAGATCGTCCGCGAATACCAAGGGGCCGAACATCGTGTGACCGTCCTCGAGGATGGCTTTGAATATGCAGGAAAGCCCTATCGCTCTCTCTCGGCCATAGCCCGGGCGATCACGGGGACTCGTTGGAATGGCCTGGTCTTCTTCGGATTGAAGCGCTCGGGAGAACTGGGATGA
- a CDS encoding recombinase family protein, with amino-acid sequence MNQPVRKLRCAVYTRKSTEEGLDQEFNSLDAQRDACEAFIASQRAEGWMLFPNHYDDGGVSGGTLERPALKRLLADIEEGQVDVVVVYKIDRLSRSLMDFARLVDTFERNGVTFVSVTQSFNTTTSMGRLTLNVLLSFAQFEREVIGERIRDKFAASRKRGLWMGGAVPLGYRVLDRKLLVDPQEAKVVKRIFERFVQIGSNVDIVRELQADGIKNRRGKPLDKAFVARVLRNRVYLGEALHKGVSYPGEHEAIIDMPLWEKVEKILAINPGTRSRQNSATTPSMLKGLLFGQDGRAMSPSHTRRKGKLYRYYVSQTELKLGAGSGFVPRVPAAEIEAAVVKQLRDRIKTPEVLAEAVNAARKMALPLGEMEMRSALIELDLLWDQLFPGEQSRVVRLLVSRVELGVDSMSIRFHANGIFDLVEDIGAMQPRELEAA; translated from the coding sequence ATGAACCAGCCTGTCCGCAAACTGCGCTGCGCTGTCTACACGCGCAAATCCACCGAAGAGGGGCTCGATCAGGAATTCAACTCCCTGGATGCGCAACGGGATGCCTGCGAGGCGTTTATTGCCAGTCAGCGTGCTGAGGGCTGGATGCTCTTCCCGAACCACTACGATGATGGCGGGGTATCCGGCGGAACTCTTGAGCGGCCGGCCCTGAAGAGGCTTCTGGCAGACATCGAGGAGGGGCAAGTCGATGTCGTGGTGGTCTACAAGATCGATCGCCTGTCTCGTTCGCTCATGGATTTTGCGAGGCTCGTCGACACGTTCGAGCGAAATGGTGTTACCTTTGTTTCGGTTACCCAATCCTTCAACACGACCACGAGCATGGGCCGACTTACCCTTAATGTCCTGCTCTCCTTCGCGCAGTTCGAACGAGAGGTCATTGGCGAGCGGATCAGGGATAAGTTTGCTGCCTCCCGAAAACGCGGCTTGTGGATGGGTGGCGCGGTGCCACTGGGCTACCGCGTCCTCGACCGGAAACTCCTGGTCGACCCTCAGGAGGCAAAGGTCGTGAAGCGGATTTTTGAGCGGTTCGTGCAGATCGGCTCGAATGTCGACATTGTCCGCGAGTTGCAGGCTGATGGTATCAAGAATCGGCGTGGAAAGCCGCTCGACAAGGCCTTTGTCGCAAGGGTCCTACGCAACCGCGTCTATCTGGGCGAGGCGCTGCACAAGGGGGTGAGTTACCCTGGGGAGCACGAAGCGATCATAGACATGCCGCTGTGGGAAAAGGTCGAAAAGATCCTGGCCATCAACCCGGGGACACGCTCGCGGCAAAACAGCGCCACCACGCCTTCGATGCTGAAGGGCTTGTTGTTTGGCCAGGACGGTCGGGCCATGTCGCCGTCGCATACGCGTCGAAAGGGTAAGCTCTATCGCTATTATGTCAGCCAAACTGAACTGAAGCTCGGCGCAGGCAGCGGTTTCGTGCCTCGAGTGCCCGCGGCGGAAATCGAGGCCGCAGTGGTTAAGCAACTGCGCGATCGCATCAAAACACCCGAGGTCCTCGCAGAAGCGGTAAACGCTGCTCGGAAAATGGCACTGCCTCTTGGTGAGATGGAAATGCGTTCGGCGCTGATCGAGTTGGATCTGCTCTGGGATCAATTGTTCCCAGGCGAACAGTCCCGCGTCGTCAGGCTGCTCGTATCTCGTGTCGAACTTGGCGTCGACAGCATGTCCATCAGGTTCCATGCGAATGGAATTTTCGACCTTGTTGAAGACATAGGAGCTATGCAGCCGCGAGAGTTGGAGGCTGCGTGA